Proteins from a single region of Orcinus orca chromosome 20, mOrcOrc1.1, whole genome shotgun sequence:
- the LOC101281414 gene encoding haptoglobin, with amino-acid sequence MSALQAVVALLLCGQLFAVETSETTTATDDSCLKPPEIANGYLEHLVRYRCKTYYKLRAGDGVYTLNTEKQWINKDLGEQLPECEAVCGKPKHPAVQVQRIIGGSLDAKGSFPWQAKMVSRNNLTSGATLINEQWLLTTAKNLFLGHDNTTKAKDIAPTLRLYVGRKQLVEIEKVLLHPDYSEVDIGLIKLREKVPIDETVMPICLPSKDYVEAGRVGYVSGWGRNANLVFTEHLKYIMLPVADQDKCVQHYEGSTVPEKKTPKSPVGVQPILNEHTFCAGLSKYQEDTCYGDAGSAFAIHDEADDTWYAAGILSFDKSCATAEYGVYVKVSSILDWVQKTIADN; translated from the exons ATGAG TGCCCTGCAAGCTGTTGTCGCCCTCCTGCTCTGCGGGCAGCTTTTCGCGGTGGAAACCAGCGAAACCACAACTGCCACAG ATGACAGCTGCTTAAAGCCCCCCGAGATTGCCAATGGCTACCTGGAACACTTGGTTCGCTATCGGTGTAAAACCTACTACAAACTACGCGCTGGAGATG gagTGTACACCTTAAACACGGAGAAGCAGTGGATAAATAAGGACCTTGGAGAGCAACTCCCTGAGTGTGAAGCAG TATGCGGAAAGCCCAAGCATCCAGCGGTTCAGGTGCAAAGGATCATCGGCGGCTCACTGGATGCCAAAGGCAGCTTTCCCTGGCAGGCTAAGATGGTCTCCCGCAATAATCTCACCTCGGGGGCCACGCTGATCAATGAACAATGGCTGCTGACCACAGCCAAAAATCTCTTCTTGGGTCATGACaatacaacaaaagcaaaagacatTGCTCCTACTTTAAGACTCTATGTGGGGAGAAAGCAGCTTGTGGAGATTGAGAAGGTGCTTCTCCACCCTGACTACTCCGAGGTAGACATTGGGCTCATCAAACTCAGAGAGAAGGTGCCCATTGATGAGACAGTAATGCCCATCTGCCTACCTTCAAAAGATTACGTGGAAGCGGGGCGTGTGGGTTACGTGTCTGGCTGGGGGCGAAATGCCAACTTAGTTTTTACTGAGCATCTGAAGTACATCATGCTGCCGGTGGCTGACCAAGACAAGTGTGTACAGCACTACGAAGGCAGCACAGTACCCGAAAAGAAGACACCAAAGAGCCCTGTAGGGGTGCAGCCGATACTGAATGAGCACACCTTCTGTGCTGGCTTGTCCAAGTACCAGGAAGACACCTGCTATGGCGATGCCGGCAGCGCCTTTGCCATTCACGACGAGGCTGATGACACCTGGTATGCGGCTGGGATCCTGAGCTTTGACAAGAGCTGTGCTACTGCCGAGTATGGTGTGTATGTGAAGGTGTCCTCCATTCTGGACTGGGTTCAGAAAACCATAGCTGACAACTAA